CAAGGCTACGCCGGGACCAGCCGTCAAAGGTCACGTGCGACAACATTGCTACCAAAATTTTATCGCGTGCTTCGTCGTGACTCATTGCTCTTCTCCCTCTTCTTCCCCATCCTCAGGTTCCTCTCCACGGGCCGGAGCACCCTTCTCCCGCATTTCCTCCGTAAACCCGAAATAGGCCATGTTGGACATGCGCATGGGATAAAGGACTCCGTCCAGATGATCACATTCATGCTGGAGAACGCGGGCATGGAAGCCGTGAGCCTCGCGCTCGAACTCTTCACCCTCGGGCGTCAAGCCAGTATAGCGGATATGGGTGTATCTGGGAACCGCTCCCGTCAGACCAGGGAGTGACAGACAACTTTCCCAGCCCACTTCGACTTCATCATCGCCATTTTCAACTATCGGCTCAATGACTGGATTAATGAGAACTGTTAGGTCCTTGGCATCTTCCTCATCGGCATGACCGGGCTCATAATAGATCACAACCCGATGGCCTTCGTGCACCTGAGGGGCCGCCAAACCGATCCCCCCGACATCGTCGAGAGTTTCGTTCATATCGTTGATGAGCCGCTGAATTTCGGGTGCAGTGGGGTCATCAACCGCTTCAGCCTTTTGCTGAAGGACCGGATGCCCCATACGAGCGATTTTTAAAATCGCCATATTAATTGCCCCTCAGTCACCGGGCGGGCCTATTGAGCCCTGGGCTTTCGCCAAACGCTTGGCGACCCGCGGTCGCGGGCTTCTCGTGATTTAACAAACGCGTTTGTTTAAACACTCGCGGGAGAAACCTTTTCATGGATTTTAACTTACCCCAATGACTGGACAACACCTTCTGTCGTCTTCTTGGCATCACCAAAGACCATCATGGTGTTATCAGCGAAGAACAATTCGTTGTCGACGCCTGAATAGCCTGTAGCCATGGAGCGTTTGAGGAACAGCACAGTGCCAGCTTTCTCGACATCCAAGATCGGCATCCCGTAGATTGCGCTGGTTGGGTCGGTCTTGGCTGCCGGGTTGGTGACGTCGTTGGCACCGATGATGAACGCGACTTCGGCGCTGGAGAATTCATGGTTGATTTCTTCCAGCTCAAAGACCTCGTCATAGGGTACATTGGCTTCGGCCAGTAACACGTTCATATGGCCAGGCATGCGGCCTGCGACGGGGTGAATGGCGTAGGATATGCTCACACCTTCCGCCTTCAACATGTCACACATTTCACGCAGTGCATGCTGAGCTTGGGCCACAGCCATACCGTAGCCCGGAACAATGATCACCTTGGAAGCGTTCTTCATAATGAAAGCTGCGTCTTCCGGGCTGCCTGATTTGACCGACCTGTCGCCACCTCCACCAGCTGCAGCGGCCCCCGCATCATCCGTGCCAAACCCGCCGAGCATCACATTAAAAATCGACCGGTTCATGCCTTTGCACATGATGTAACTGAGGATCGCACCGGAGGAGCCAACCAACGCGCCGGTAACAATCAACGACACATTCGAAAGGGTGAAGCCAATTCCACACGCAGCCCAACCTGAATAAGAATTCAGCATGGAAACCACCACCGGCATGTCAGCACCGCCGATGGGAATGATGATCATAAAGCCAATGACAAAGGCTAAGATTGCGACCGTCCAAAATCCGCCCGGCGACTCTGCCGCTGCCAGCGAAATGATGGCGAT
The Rhodospirillaceae bacterium genome window above contains:
- the def gene encoding peptide deformylase produces the protein MAILKIARMGHPVLQQKAEAVDDPTAPEIQRLINDMNETLDDVGGIGLAAPQVHEGHRVVIYYEPGHADEEDAKDLTVLINPVIEPIVENGDDEVEVGWESCLSLPGLTGAVPRYTHIRYTGLTPEGEEFEREAHGFHARVLQHECDHLDGVLYPMRMSNMAYFGFTEEMREKGAPARGEEPEDGEEEGEEQ
- a CDS encoding NAD(P)(+) transhydrogenase (Re/Si-specific) subunit beta, whose product is MTSTTTGFAYLIASVCFILALRGLSNPESSRKGNFLGITGMVIAVLTTLMDPGVVSFSMIILGVLIGGSIGTVVALKIKMTSLPELVAAFHSLVGLAAVFVAAAAFSNPEAFGLGKVGEIGTASLIEMSLGTAIGAITFSGSIIAFAKLQGVMSGAPIVFAGQHKLNAALGIALVIAIISLAAAESPGGFWTVAILAFVIGFMIIIPIGGADMPVVVSMLNSYSGWAACGIGFTLSNVSLIVTGALVGSSGAILSYIMCKGMNRSIFNVMLGGFGTDDAGAAAAGGGGDRSVKSGSPEDAAFIMKNASKVIIVPGYGMAVAQAQHALREMCDMLKAEGVSISYAIHPVAGRMPGHMNVLLAEANVPYDEVFELEEINHEFSSAEVAFIIGANDVTNPAAKTDPTSAIYGMPILDVEKAGTVLFLKRSMATGYSGVDNELFFADNTMMVFGDAKKTTEGVVQSLG